A genome region from Bufo gargarizans isolate SCDJY-AF-19 chromosome 2, ASM1485885v1, whole genome shotgun sequence includes the following:
- the LOC122929080 gene encoding venom serine protease inhibitor-like, giving the protein MSPTSVVLISSLSLLILISAQGSDVNDKPCTGGRVYDCRLPCPPTCDNPNPTCDPAECRPGCFCPSGTIESGNGKCVKIEECCKGNTTNGCRNDCNKVCEKKPDPMCFMFCEIGCSCKPGYLRLPESDQCVLPHDCPKAG; this is encoded by the exons ATGTCGCCAACATCCGTGGTGCTCATTTCATCCCTGA GTCTTCTCATATTAATATCTGCCCAGGGATCTGATG TCAATGATAAACCTTGTACGGGTGGCAGAGTATATGACTGTAGGCTCCCCTGTCCGCCAACCTGCGATAACCCAAATCCTACGTGTGATCCTGCGGAGTGCCGCCCAGGATGTTTCTGCCCATCTGGCACTATAGAAAGTGGCAACGGGAAATGTGTGAAGATAGAAGAATGCTGCAAGGGCAACACGACAAATGGCTGCCGCAATGACTGCAACAAGGTCTGCGAAAAAAAGCCTGATCCGATGTGTTTCATGTTTTGTGAAATTGGCTGTTCCTGCAAACCTGGCTACTTGCGCCTGCCCGAAAGCGACCAATGTGTCCTTCCTCATGACTGCCCCAAAGCTGGCTAA